One region of Scophthalmus maximus strain ysfricsl-2021 chromosome 15, ASM2237912v1, whole genome shotgun sequence genomic DNA includes:
- the inf2 gene encoding inverted formin-2 isoform X3 has product MSGKSDGKKKWAAVRDRLGSSQDSDSQQEANLESADPELCIRLLQVPTVVNYSGLKRRLEGSDQTWMVQFLELSGLDLLLEALDRLSGRGCSRIADALLQLTCVSCVRSVMNSSAGIHFIIDNEGYIRKLSQALDTSNTMVKKQVFELLAALSMFSTDGHCLALDSLDHYKGVKTQQYRFSVIMNELQATDNVPYMVTLLSVINALIFGTDILRHRDKMRKEFIGLQLLDILPKLREQEDEDLIIQCEAFEEAMAEDEEELLRVYGGIDMSNHLEVFTTLFNEVSSSPASFQLLSILQTLLVLGPSRPDIWLALEAITNRASLLAQDSQMQSCEKIMQRLLFSKGKSCDDHHEVDGQLSMVDKSVQTDPDKEKPVEGTTSSQKPLCAPPPPPPAPPPPPLPPSMTGPLLQPSNQCPPPPPPPPPPLPGGLGGPPPPPPLPGMPPPPPPPALPGMGGGGPPPPPPLPGMPPPPPPPALPGMGGGGPPPPPPLPGMAPPPPPPPGMIVAQSSQSLGCMGPAKTNRCPTLRMKKLNWQKLRAVTDGPSMWASVQKEPPPPEPDYSSIEQLFCLPVTEHKDKGAAAPVKKEPKEITFIDPKKNLNLNIFLKQFRCKNEDFVTMIRNGDRTKFDVEVLKQLLKLLPEKHEIENLKSFQGEQDKLANVDRFYNSLLTLPCYQLRIECMLLCEETSSVLDMLKPKVKLVEEACQSLRASTLIPSFCKLILDVGNFLNYGSHTGNAEGFKISSLLKLTETKANKSRITLLHHILEEAEVDHPELLALPDDMEICQKAAGVNLDSAQSEASALLKRLNEAVRKVANSVEEVKEQYAEVLDESVEACRAVGEQFADIDKQRSELAVYLCEDSNKLSLEELFGTMRTFRELFIKALKENKMRKEQAAKAEKRKKQLAEEESKRQKGENGKIIKRGFVPKDDSCIVDHLLADIRKGFSLRKTRPRCDSESQPSSEKRRDTCPPGSSVKPANEEAAEIATTSSPIKSLTGGHQVSTGEVNGFISPSEETRPAPPSAASSGPAVPPSTLPGEPAMTTQAPPERRGPQPVVPSHDVSQPLPQAEGDQGPCLVTNGFSLDSAESSVFLSPSSLSDSDLLEAVLDGTSSLVPEKLMPEQPAEITVNVQVKESPSPEADINVAHSGESNIAGEGKGEISHKTSHSTEIVGKGSGGGERECGQDEAVSRKHLDLKRHSTLLCEGIEGYDVPDGMAAQDWPLVSEAVPPPPKPEAKKQQSLFKRNKKKSNQGNSGKGHTKHKKGCVLQ; this is encoded by the exons ATGTCCGGAAAGTCAGATGGGAAAAAGAAGTGGGCTGCGGTCAGGGATCGCCTGGGCTCCTCGCAGGACTCAGACAGCCAGCAGGAGGCCAACCTGGAGAGCGCCGACCCAGAGCTGTGCATCAGGCTGCTGCAAGTTCCCACCGTGGTCAACTACTCTGGGCTGAAGCGACGCCTGGAAGGCAGCGACCAGACATGGATGGTCCAGTTCTTGGAGCTGAGCGGGCTGGACCTGCTCCTGGAGGCCCTGGACCGGCTCTCGGGGCGCGGATGCTCTCGCATCGCCGACGCCCTGCTGCAGCTCACCTGCGTCAGCTGCGTGCGGTCAGTCATGAACTCCTCGGCAGGGATCCACTTCATCATAGACAACGAGGGATACATTCGGAAGCTCTCACAAG CCTTGGATACTTCCAACACCATGGTGAAGAAGCAGGTGTTTGAGCTGCTTGCAGCCCTCAGCATGTTCTCTACCGACGGACATTGCCTGGCGCTGGATTCCCTGGATCACTACAAG GGCGTGAAGACGCAGCAGTATCGCTTCAGCGTGATCATGAACGAGCTGCAGGCGACTGACAACGTCCCGTACATGGTCACGCTCCTCAGTGTCATCAACGCCCTCATCTTCGGGACGGACATCCTCAGGCACCGAGACAAGATGAGGAAGGAGTTTATCG GGCTTCAGTTACTTGATATTCTGCCAAAGTTAAG ggagcaggaggatgaagacTTGATTATTCAATGTGAAGCTTTTGAAGAGGCAATggctgaagatgaagaggagctgctgcggGTGTACGGAGGCATTGACATGAGCAATCACCTGGAGGTCTTCACTACTCTCTTCAACGAG gtGAGCAGCTCCCCAGCCTCTTTCCAGCTGCTGTCCATCCTGCAGACGCTGCTGGTGCTGGGGCCCAGTCGCCCTGATATCTGGCTGGCTCTGGAGGCCATTACAAACAGAGCCTCACTGTTGGCCCAGGACT CTCAGATGCAGTCCTGTGAGAAGATCATGCAGCGACTGTTGTTCTCCAAAGGAAAGAGCTGTGACGATCACCATGAAGTGGACGGGCAGCTGAGCATGGTGGATAAGTCCGTGCAGACTGATCCGGACAAAGAGAAGCCTGTTGAGGGCACCACGTCCTCTCAGAAGCCACTCTgtgccccccctccacctccacctgcgccccctccgcctcctctgcccCCCAGCATGACTGGGCCCCTGCTCCAACCTTCCAACCAGTGTCCGCCCccgccaccacctccacctccgccgCTACCCGGAGGGCTCGGTggacctccaccacctcctcccttaCCTGGCATgcctcctccgccacctccACCAGCCCTACCAGGGATGGGGGGTGGCGgaccaccaccgccaccgcctTTACCTGGCATgcctcctccgccacctcccCCAGCACTACCAGGGATGGGGGGTGGCGgaccaccaccgccaccgcctTTACCTGGCATGGcacctccgccgcctcctcccccgGGCATGATCGTGGCTCAGAGTAGCCAGTCCCTGGGGTGCATGGGGCCCGCAAAGACGAACCGATGTCCCACCCTCAGGATGAAAAAGCTCAACTGGCAGAAACTCCGCGCCGTCACTG ATGGTCCCTCCATGTGGGCCTCGGTGCAGAAagagcctcctcctccggagCCGGACTACAGCAGTATAGAGCAGCTGTTCTGTCTCCCGGTGACGGAGCACAAAGACAAGGGGGCAGCTGCTCCTGTCAAGAAGGAGCCTAAAGAG ATTACATTCATTGATCCAAAGAAAAACTTGAACCTGAACATATTCCTAAAGCAGTTCAGATG CAAAAATGAGGACTTTGTGACCATGATTCGGAACGGGGACCGAACGAAGTTTGACGTGGAGGTGCTGAAACAGCTTCTGAAGCTTCTACCAGAGAAGCATGAG ataGAAAATTTGAAGTCCTTCCAAGGAGAACAAGACAAGTTGGCGAATGTTGACCGCTTCTACAACTCCCTCCTCACTCTGCCATG TTACCAGTTGAGGATTGAGTGCATGTTGCTGTGCGAGGAGACATCATCGGTGCTGGACATGCTCAAACCTAAAGTcaagctggtggaggaggccTGCCAGT CTCTCAGAGCGAGCACACTCATACCCAGTTTCTGCAAGCTTATCCTCGACGTGGGGAATTTTCTCAATTAT GGAAGTCACACGGGCAACGCAGAGGGTTTCAAGATCAGCTCTCTGCTCAAGCTCACAGAGACCAAGGCCAACAAGAGCCGCATTACACTGCTTCATCACATCCTGGAG GAAGCAGAGGTAGATCACCCGGAGCTGTTGGCGCTGCCAGACGATATGGAGATCTGTCAAAAAGCAGCAGG AGTTAATCTGGACTCTGCTCAGTCAGAAGCCAGTGCCTTACTAAAACGACTCAATGAAGCGGTCAGGAAGGTCGCCaactctgtggaggaggtgaaggagcaaTATGCCGAAGTTCTTGAT GAAAGTGTGGAGGCATGTCGGGCTGTAGGCGAACAGTTCGCTGACATCGACAAGCAGAGGAGTGAGCTGGCCGTCTACTTGTGTGAGGATTCTAATAAGCTGTCACTTGAGGAACTCTTTGGAACCATGAGGACTTTTCGAGAACTTTTCATCAAGGCGCTGAAG gaaaacaaaatgaggaaGGAGCAGGCAGCCAAGgctgagaagagaaagaagcagcTGGCAGAAGAAGAGTCCAAGAGACAGAagggagaaaatggaaaaataa tcaagAGAGGCTTTGTGCCAAAGGATGACAGCTGCATCGTCGACCACCTCCTGGCGGATATCAGGAAAGGTTTCAGCCTCAGAAAGACCAGGCCAAGGTGCGATTCGGAAAGCCAACCTTCTAGTGAAAAGCGTAGGGATACCTGCCCACCTG GGTCAAGTGTCAAGCCTGCAAACGAAGAAGCCGCAGAAATAGCCACCACTTCATCTCCCATCAAATCTCTGACAGGGGGTCACCAGGTCAGCACAGGCGAAGTGAACGGTTTCATCAGCCCATCAGAAGAGACTCGCCCGGCGCCGCCGAGTGCCGCATCAAGCGGACCAGCTGTACCTCCCAGCACTCTCCCAGGAGAGCCAGCCATGACTACGCAGGCACCCCCGGAAAGACGGGGCCCGCAACCTGTAGTGCCTTCCCATGATGTGTCACAACCTCTGCCTCAGGCTGAAGGGGACCAGGGACCATGTCTCGTCACAAATGGCTTTTCATTAGATTCGGCTGAGAGCAGCGTGTTTCTTAGCCCATCCTCCCTCTCAGACTCTGACCTGCTGGAGGCGGTGTTAGATGGCACTTCCAGCCTGGTACCTGAGAAACTGATGCCTGAGCAACCGGCGGAAATTACTGTCAATGTCCAGGTCAAGGAAAGTCCTTCACCTGAAGCAGACATTAATGTGGCACACAGTGGTGAAAGCAATATTGCGGGAGAAGGGAAGGGGGAAATCAGTCACAAAACAAGCCATTCAACAGAGATTGTGGGAAAAGGCAGCGGCGGAGGAGAACGGGAGTGCGGCCAAGATGAGGCTGTGAGTCGCAAGCATTTGGACCTCAAACGCCATTCGACCTTGCTCTGTGAGGGCATCGAGGGGTACGACGTCCCAGATGGAATGGCAGCACAAGATTGGCCATTGGTGTCTGAAGCCGTGCCTCCACCCCCGAAGCccgaagcaaaaaaacaacagagcctCTTTAAacgaaacaaaaagaagagtaaCCAAG GTAACAGTGGGAAAGGACACACTAAACATAAAAAAGGCTGTGTGTTGCAGTGA